The Capsicum annuum cultivar UCD-10X-F1 unplaced genomic scaffold, UCD10Xv1.1 ctg1714, whole genome shotgun sequence genome includes a window with the following:
- the LOC124890400 gene encoding uncharacterized protein LOC124890400 isoform X5 → MEEAAKIPLQLENKLKELLRNLTSTDFQLSSDASKEFIKLLKSETGPEYLSSYIRNSSKCIELEQAWDLRKSKTGLYFVLNLIALFFNHEYGKNRADKDHVIVSALDKFAKLIVEKRMNDLYKELNSKEAKRQRAVLSLLASIVRRSSWMAWEVAKSFDFKMPVFGRLAEWKAKKIEGKKKHHSTRKAFVGFALSFLEVGNARLLRGVLQQKDMYSGVLRGLGNDDEDTVVYVLSTLRDRVLVPDSLVPTGLRSVLFGSVTLEQLASISGRVGGGLDAELAHEVLNMVCTDPSNGLMPDLKRVPSPLRGNPKRLLGLMKKLKAGEIENHRNLLLAIVKGKPSFGSAYLDEFPYCLEDPSSRNWFASVSLAANVLSSVGDGLVFDFLDSQTQEPLTFNSPEVQNIMKCIGPRSFSRLVINKGLLHSDPLVKHGTLKLVLEVLKLLELLIGALNSVLSSQGQMIHKCESLKQDIWNAVRILLPDPQVLFSLLSSLNKFYKGLEKCLKRPANSEIGDKMSCRKKLKIDVANEDTDIIIGGFSYSPDAALPLGDEAITIGDDMDDSKDEAYFVKLVTELWSSHSSPLLDSTIEDAEVLFYAKLLNALTIYYKTMPNMLEGLFDFFKILPNNPLSLPIVLQQTLLSLLQEHVGWSSKCEIATRAHSQMYKYLFPFLDLLMFSPNRDIKDQAYILAKTSMYSTGAFDKNPKEVCLWFFFIPGYNKENMLGGAIGCDVYRKLASPVLLFLRDAVIESGNKLFYYLDLLRSSLSSIPGTKDISPNFSPFTICILDKCLTLVTAESGAISASEKSMVSSYVCNTLKYLLETQVDPLLLSSIIDWKLSERLDAPYDLDDSQCPCEWRPFNRLLHLSRKILQGTYTISSNIKEVVYTDSSFTRTVSEVQRLLKSEFDDSLVGLTIGFCCSIACTTPAEIIQNFPLMVSVSNKLLGVPLSLLMQLFFSEPGFLNDASKRWPEIFFTGLERALTRLSGGRTMDYESDAFSLFLEHAPFYVLFPAVLDIDGLNLSDQSGLQNLLLAKLSEKTSDHLLSCFRYLLFWLNQAQLSYRNEQFEGLEKLSAACFLLLSGMLEKLLAEKSNSCGPDTFIPFTTYFIEELVVTILDHPAVAAVLEYPSPISSDFAYKTIKDNVDQFVESAKPKICKMDHHVLNLVKATSEFWLSFCYGQSSSSEAYHANIHVVSSFKNVVKKLVLTFKLKMNECMKSKNLIPLVPILYALHRLIHFISPFEVLELVHWMLSVVDLEDCSVWRTSALSVGLHIAGSAFDHLAAYMSQPPEKMPLYLFWGIQQEQYDVTLYEKILLQVYDIAIRFKLDVADACLLKTVKIVKVHKAMQKQSHPFLKDMCRVVANTHVNILSHCMLKMTKRKAEILFLVADISPLHLSIFGKLFSDRMNKYVADKPCTVPPTCDFSDEEALMLLPTVILYLNSIPAKFGGQLCMFHEHIASFYWKILKQGFSIWKSYVSREIFVVEYLENQSMDDFLNLVSGSLLVDTVLAVQSFFELRGDLVKVKKRLSIFNSVCSSDFIDLLEFDLTQDGAYPVEESLNVVNRTVAKVRLCRTLLFPEKRKFPSLLKKNAEVTASEDSSILDLARIRLLNLLVQSWQLIVKRCSLNAVDFMQMEVGNHSLFRYLEVYILRNVMEITREMHDCLLNLDSLPFVEQLGKSSLLHRFNDPMTLGMLRAIISSVSEGKFSCISIIQLLLAHSQFAATIRSSHITAGHSHFGMIFTPLPSIMRSYVQFADQDAFNLKDNCKLSEECARHLELVKLLRLLFQIRARQCDMNNVKDIGINLRELVFLLLSSYGASMSAIDLEIYSLMDEINSINDLGEGSMAKLDYLWGSALLKVRKENELGETISSNLSEAEAIDDDRRIYFRENIPIDPKVCATTMLYFPHDRTVGPGILKEPKKDYTDFRYEVHNADVKKLHMYDPIFILHFSVHCLSMGFIEPLEFASLGLLGITVVSISSLDDDTRKLGYEVLGRFKSVLEKCQKRKDVMRLRLLMSYLQNGIEEPWQKISSVTAIFVAEASYVLLDPSHDHYSAISKYLMSSPSANMKGIPLFQTFFWSISTNFITERLWMLRLLYSGLNMDDDAQIYIRNAVFETLFSFYVSPTSDHESKELIVQSGRQTNQGTSELSRLTSAHFLPFKSPLPLKTGSMNCILAMHILLITSVP, encoded by the exons ATGGAAGAAGCAGCAAAAATACCTCTACAGTTGGAGAATAAACTGAAAGAGCTTCTTCGTAACTTAACCTCTACAGATTTCCAACTCTCTTCCGATGCTTCAAAAGAGTTCATCAAACTTCTCAAGTCCGAAACAGGACCCGAGTATCTCAGTTCATACATTCGGAATTCATCCAAGTGTATCGAGCTTGAACAAGCTTGGGATCTTCGAAAAAGCAAAACTGGACTTTACTTTGTTCTCAATTTGATTGCTTTATTTTTCAATCATGAATACGGTAAAAACAGAGCAGATAAAGACCATGTAATAGTGAGTGCGTTAGATAAGTTTGCGAAATTAATTGTGGAAAAGAGAATGAATGATTTGTATAAAGAATTGAATAGTAAAGAGGCGAAGCGCCAACGTGCTGTGCTTTCTTTGCTGGCTTCTATAGTGAGGCGTAGTTCGTGGATGGCGTGGGAAGTGGCGAAgagttttgattttaaaatgcctGTATTTGGGAGATTAGCTGAGTGGAAAGCCAAGAAAATTGAAGGGAAGAAGAAGCATCATTCAACGAGGAAGGCTTTTGTTGGTTTTGCTCTATCGTTTTTGGAGGTTGGAAATGCTAGGTTGTTGAGAGGAGTGTTGCAGCAGAAGGATATGTACTCTGGAGTGCTTCGTGGGTTGGGAAATGATGATGAGGATACCGTGGTTTATGTGTTGTCCACTTTGCGTGATAGGGTTCTCGTTCCTGATTCATTGGTGCCCACTGGGCTTAGAAGTGTGCTCTTTGGGAGTGTAACTTTGGAGCAGCTTGCTAGCATTTCGGGACGAGTGGGTGGTGGATTGGATGCAGAGTTAGCTCATGAAGTGTTAAATATGGTATGTACTGATCCTTCGAATGGGTTGATGCCAGATTTGAAGAGGGTACCCAGTCCATTGAGAGGAAACCCGAAAAGATTATTGGGCCTTATGAAGAAGTTAAAAGCTGGAGAGATTGAGAATCACAGAAACCTGCTTTTGGCAATTGTTAAGGGGAAGCCATCTTTTGGTTCAGCTTATCTGGATGAGTTCCCATACTGTCTTGAAGACCCTTCATCCCGGAACTG GTTTGCTTCAGTTTCTTTGGCAGCAAATGTGCTCTCCtctgttggtgatggacttgtctttgattttcttgattctCAAACGCAAGAGCCGCTAACTTTTAACAGCCCAGAAGTGCAAAATATCATGAAGTGCATTGGACCACGATCCTTCTCTCGACTGGTGATTAATAAAGGTTTACTTCATTCGGATCCTCTAGTGAAACATGGAACTTTGAAGCTTGTGTTGGAGGTTCTGAAATTGTTGGAATTACTAATTGGTGCTTTAAACAGTGTGCTGTCTTCCCAGGGTCAAATGATCCACAAATGTGAATCCCTCAAGCAAGATATCTGGAATGCAGTTAGGATTTTGCTCCCTGATCCTCAAGTTCTGTTCTCGTTACTCTCTTCACTGAACAAATTTTACAAAGGTCTTGAGAAATGCTTGAAAAGACCAGCAAATTCTGAAATAGGAGATAAGATGAGCTGTAGGAAGAAGCTGAAAATTGATGTTGCAAATGAGGATACAGATATTATTATAGGGGGGTTTAGTTACTCCCCTGATGCAGCTCTGCCCCTGGGTGATGAAGCAATCACAATTGGAGATGACATGGATGATTCTAAAGATGAAGCATATTTTGTAAAGCTTGTAACAGAACTCTGGAGTTCTCATTCTTCTCCCTTGCTGGACTCTACCATAGAAGACGCAGAAGTGCTATTCTATGCCAAGTTGCTTAATGCTTTAACAATATATTAT AAAACAATGCCTAATATGTTGGAAGGattgtttgatttcttcaaaattCTGCCAAACAACCCACTGTCATTACCAATTGTGTTGCAGCAAACTCTATTATCTCTGCTCCAAGAACATGTTGGTTGGTCTTCTAAATGTGAGATAGCAACAAGAGCTCACTCACAAATGTACAAGTATTTGTTTCCATTTCTGGACTTGTTAATGTTTTCACCTAACAGAGACATTAAAGATCAAGCATACATTCTAGCAAAGACATCAATGTATAGTACTGGTGCATTTGACAAAAACCCAAAGGAAGTTTGTTTATGGTTCTTCTTTATTCCTGGGTACAACAAAGAGAACATGCTTGGAGGAGCAATAGGGTGTGATGTCTACAGAAAATTGGCCTCACCTGTTCTTCTTTTCCTACGTGATGCTGTAATTGAGTCTGGCAATAAGTTATTCTATTATTTGGACCTTTTAAGGTCTTCTTTAAGTAGCATACCGGGCACCAAAG ATATATCTCCTAATTTCAGTCCTTTCACTATCTGCATCTTGGATAAGTGCCTAACATTGGTAACTGCTGAATCTGGTGCTATTTCTGCTTCTGAGAAGTCGATGGTTTCTTCATACGTGTGCAATACCTTAAAGTATCTATTGGAGACTCAG GTGGATCCATTACTTTTATCTTCAATAATTGATTGGAAGTTGTCTGAGAGACTTGATGCTCCATATGACTTGGATGATTCTCAATGTCCATGCGAGTGGAGGCCGTTCAATAGATTGCTACATTTGTCACGGAAAATTTTGCAGGGAACTTACACGATATCTTCCAACATCAAGGAAGTCGTGTATACTGACAGTTCTTTTACCCGTACTGTTAGTGAAGTCCAAAGATTGCTTAAGAGTGAGTTCGATGATAGTCTGGTTGGATTAACCATTGGGTTTTGCTGTTCAATTGCTTGCACAACACCTGCTGAGATAATACAAAATTTCCCTTTAATGGTGTCTGTCTCGAATAAATTGCTTGGGGTTCCTCTGTCACTGTTGATGCAACTGTTTTTTTCAGAACCTGGTTTTCTGAATGATGCTTCTAAGAGATGGCCAGAAATCTTCTTCACGGGTCTGGAAAGGGCCTTAACTAGATTAAGTGGTGGGAGAACAATGGACTATGAGTCTGAtgcattttctctatttttggagCATGCACCTTTTTATGTTCTCTTTCCAGCTGTTCTGGATATTGATGGACTGAATTTGTCTGATCAATCAGGATTGCAAAACTTGCTTCTGGCAAAGCTTTCAGAGAAGACATCTGATCATCTTCTTTCCTGTTTCCGCTATTTACTGTTTTGGTTGAATCAAGCTCAGTTATCTTATAGAAATGAGCAATTCGAGGGACTTGAAAAGCTTTCCGCAGCTTGCTTCCTTCTCCTAAGTGGCATGTTAGAAAAATTGTTGGCTGAAAAATCTAATTCTTGTGGTCCAGACACCTTTATTCCTTTCACAACTTACTTTATTGAGGAGTTGGTTGTAACTATCCTTGATCACCCTGCTGTGGCAGCAGTGCTGGAGTACCCATCCCCTATTAGTAGTGATTTTGCATATAAAACAATTAAGGACAACGTAGACCAGTTTGTTGAATCAGCTAAACCGAAAATTTGCAAGATGGATCATCATGTGCTTAATTTGGTAAAAGCTACTTCTGAGTTCTGGTTGTCTTTCTGCTATGGCCAAAGCTCTTCATCTGAAGCTTACCATGCCAATATACATGTTGTAAGTTCATTCAAAAATGTGGTAAAGAAACTGGTTCTGACATTTAAGCTCAAGATGAATGAATGCATGAAGTCCAAGAACTTAATACCGTTAGTTCCTATATTATATGCTCTACATAGATTGATTCATTTCATATCTCCCTTTGAGGTGCTTGAATTGGTCCATTGGATGCTGTCTGTAGTTGACCTCGAGGATTGTTCTGTTTGGCGTACTTCAGCTCTCTCTGTTGGATTACATATTGCTGGTTCTGCATTTGATCATCTGGCGGCATACATGTCTCAGCCACCTGAAAAGATGCCTCTTTATTTGTTTTGGGGAATTCAGCAGGAACAatatgatgtcactctctatgaGAAAATCCTTTTGCAAGTATATGATATTGCCATTCGATTTAAACTTGATGTTGCCGATGCCTGTTTGCTCAAAACTGTAAAAATTGTGAAAGTACATAAAGCTATGCAGAAGCAAAGCCATCCTTTTCTTAAGGATATGTGTAGAGTTGTGGCTAATACTCATGTAAATATCCTTTCTCATTGCATGCTCAAAATGACCAAAAGAAAAGCTGAAATCTTGTTTCTTGTTGCTGATATAAGCCCCCTGCATCTATCTATATTCGGAAAGTTATTTTCAGACAGGATGAACAAATATGTGGCAGACAAGCCTTGTACAGTACCGCCAACTTGTGATTTTTCTGATGAAGAGGCACTAATGCTTCTTCCCACTGTCATCCTGTACTTAAACTCAATTCCTGCAAAATTTGGGGGCCAGCTTTGCATGTTTCATGAGCATATAGCTTCTTTTTATTGGAAAATACTCAAGCAAGGTTTCTCTATCTGGAAAAGTTATGTTTCCAGGGAGATATTTGTGGTGGAATATCTTGAGAACCAGTCAATGGATGATTTTCTGAATCTTGTCTCAGGTAGTCTTCTCGTTGATACTGTTCTTGCAGTGCAATCGTTCTTTGAATTAAGAGGCGATTTGGTGAAAGTGAAAAAACGCTTGAGTATATTCAATTCTGTTTGCTCAAGTGATTTTATTGATCTGCTGGAGTTTGATCTCACTCAAGATGGTGCTTATCCAGTTGAGGAGTCTTTGAATGTTGTCAACAGGACTGTTGCAAAAGTACGTTTGTGTAGGACACTTCTATTCCCCGAGAAGAGGAAGTTTCCGTCTCTACTGAAGAAAAACGCAGAAGTGACTGCTTCAGAAGACAGCTCCATTTTAGACTTGGCAAGAATCCGGCTTTTGAACTTGCTCGTTCAATCCTGGCAGCTTATTGTCAAGAGATGCTCTTTGAATGCTGTTGACTTCATGCAAATGGAAGTTGGAAACCATTCCTTATTTAGATATTTGGAAGTATATATTCTAAGAAATGTAATGGAAATAACAAGGGAGATGCATGATTGTCTTCTAAATTTGGATTCTCTTCCATTTGTAGAGCAACTTGGTAAGTCATCTCTTCTGCATAGGTTTAACGATCCTATGACACTGGGGATGCTCCGAGCTATTATCTCATCAGTATCTGAGGGGAAGTTCTCTTGCATTTCAATTATTCAACTATTGCTTGCACATTCTCAATTTGCAGCTACCATCCGTTCTTCACACATCACTGCTGGTCATTCTCACTTTGGGATGATATTTACTCCTTTGCCTAGCATCATGAGGTCATATGTTCAATTTGCTGATCAGGATGCCtttaatttaaaagataattgTAAACTATCTGAGGAATGTGCTCGGCATTTGGAACTTGTGAAGTTGCTTAGGTTGCTTTTCCAAATCAGGGCTCGACAATGTGATATGAATAATGTAAAAGACATTGGAATAAATTTGAGGGAACTGGTCTTCTTGCTACTATCTTCTTATGGTGCTAGTATGAGTGCAATTGACTTGGAGATATATAGCTTAATGGATGAAATCAATTCGATTAATGACTTGGGCGAAGGAAGTATGGCTAAATTGGATTACCTATGGGGTAGTGCTCTGCTGAAAGTCAGAAAAGAAAATGAACTGGGGGAGACTATCTCAAGTAATTTGAGTGAAGCTGAAGCAATTGATGACGACCGCAGAATCTACTTCAGAGAAAACATTCCCATAGACCCCAAAGTTTGTGCAACTACCATGCTTTATTTTCCACATGATAGAACAGTTGGTCCAGGCATTCTCAAAGAACCTAAAAAGGATTATACTGACTTTAGATATGAG GTACATAATGCAGATGTCAAGAAACTCCACATGTACGATCCCATTTTTATTCTGCACTTCTCAGTTCACTGTCTTTCTATGGGTTTTATTGAGCCGTTGGAGTTTGCAAGCTTAGGCTTGCTTGGGATTACTGTTGTTAGTATATCTTCACTTGATGATGACACAAGGAAACTAGGTTACGAGGTTCTTGGAAGATTCAAAAGTGTACTGGAG